A window of Phenylobacterium sp. NIBR 498073 genomic DNA:
GCAGAAGGGCGCGCATGATCGCGTTGGAGACATTGGTCGAGACGAACAGCTTCTCGGCGGCGTGCTTCCGCTCGATCTCGTCCAGCAGCGCGCTGGCCACCCCGCGGCGCCGGAACCGCGGATCGGTGACGATCAGGTCCAGGAAGGGGTTGCTGAAGAACCGGCCCATCACGGCGAACCCGGCAGGTCGGCCGTCGAGATAGGCCATCTGCGCCCCGCGGCCTTGCTCCCCGGCGAAGGCGCGGCGCAACCAGTCGGCGCGGTGGGCGCTGGTCGCGGCGGCCGGATCGATCGCCAGGGCGATGGCGGCGTCGTCGGCTCCGGCCAGGCGGATCGCGACGGCCATGGTTCAGGCCTTGCGGGCGTCCAAGCGGCGCAGCACCTCGTCGGCCGCGCGCTCGGTCTCGGCCAGCGGCTCGTAGGTCCAGCGGTGGAAGGCGCCGCCGAACGGTCGGGCCGCGCCCAGGCGCTCCAGGTCCTCGTGGAACAGCCGGAACTTCAGGCTCTCGCCGTCCATCTTCATCACGAACACCGGCTTGCCGGTCGAGGCGGCGTCGGTGGCCAGGTTGGTCGAGTCCTCGGTGACCAGGATGTAGTCGGCCGCCGCCAGGTAGGCGAAGTAGGGATTGTCGCCTTCGCCGTCCCAGATGACGCCGGGCAGGTGTCTGAGGCGGGCCTCGAGGAGGTTCTTGGCCGGCTCGGGGGTGCGGCGGGTGAAGCTGACCATCACCGAGCCGCCTTCCTGAACGACCGGCAGCTCGATCTCGCGGGCCATGGCGGCGGCGCGCTCGGGCGAGATGTCATGGGCCTTGGACTTGCCGCCGATGATCACCGCCACGCGCGGGCGGGGCAGAGCGTCCAGCTGTGCCTGAAAGCGCTGCAGGTCGACGGCCATGCGCTCGGCGTTCACGCGACCGGGCGAGCCGGTGATCGGAAAGACGTTGTCGCCCTCCAGCCGGTCATGCCGGGGCGGAATGACCAGATCGAACAGCCGGGTCGGCATGCGCGGGTCCTGGACCTGGACGACATAGGTCCGGCGGCCCGACCAGCGTCTCATGCGGATCGACAGCGGCAGGGTCGCGCGGCCGGCGGCGATCCAGAGGTCGGGCCAGGGGGGGGCGATGTCGCTCTGCGGGGTCAGCAGCCGGCGCGGAAAAGGCGTCAGCCACCACGGTAGGCGGCCGATCCAGCTCTTCCAGCCGATCTGCTTGACGACGACCTGGGCGGGGCGCTTGCGCGCGATCGCATTGGCCAGACCGACGACTTGGGCCTCGATGCCCGCGCGCCCGTCGGACACCGCCCAGATGACGAGCGGCGCGGTGGGCGGCGGGTTTTGAGCTGACAAGCCGGGAGGGCCTAGATCCACTCGACCTTGAGGATCTCGTAGGCCTTGCCGCCGCCGGGGGTGTTCACCTCGACGACGTCGCCGGTTTCCTTGCCGATCATGGCGCGGGCCAGGGGCGAGACGATGGAGATCTTGCCCTGTTTCACGTCGGCCTCATGTTCGCCGACGATCTGGTAGCGGGCCTCTTCCTCGGTGTCCTCGTCGACCACCGAGACGGTGGCGCCGAACTTCACCTGAGTGCCGGAGAGCTTGGATACGTCGATGACCTGAGCGCGGGCCATCTTGTCCTCGATCTCGGCGATCTGGCCTTCGATCCAGCCCTGGCGCTCCTTGGCGGCATGGTACTCGGCGTTCTCGGAGAGGTCGCCATGCGAGCGTGCTTCAGCGATCGCAGCGATCACAGCGGGACGCTCGATAGTCTTCAAACGCTTCAGTTCATCGTCGAGAGCTTGCCAGCCCTCGGCGGTCATCGGGACTTTTTCCATCGTGGATGAGGACTCGGATTCGCCCTTTTGGGAGTTCGTTGCCGGCCGCGGGCGCAGGCGTCCGGGGGGCTAGAGATTAGATGTCGCAGCAGAAAAACTCAAGGGTGCGCGGGCAGGCGGCCCCTGGAACTGGGTTCGAAAGCTGTTGAGAAGCGTGCGGGACGCTACGGAGTCAGGTGCTTTCGGAGACGATTGCGCCTTGCAGCTCGCTGGCGTCGGGCGCCTCGAACACTCCTTCGATGAAGTCGAACATCTCTGGCGTCACCCCGATGGCGAAGGTCTCGCCGCGGACCTCGTTGCGCTCGAGCACGCGCGCGCGGCGCACCTCTTCTGGGGCGGTCACGAAGTGGAACTGTATCGGCAATTCCACGGCCTGGGCGATCTCGGCCACGCGGGCGCGGTCGGAGCGCCGCAGCAGGCCGAGGTCAAGCACCACCGAGGTTCCGGCGGCGATGACGCCAGCAGCGGTGGACCAGATCTGGGCTTCGCAGCGTTCGACCCGCTCCATCATCCAGTGATATTCGATCGGCTCGGGCATGTCGGCCGCGAACAGCCGCGCCATCCAGTCGTCGATGGCGAAGTGGACCGCCGGTTCGCGCCGGGCCAGTTCCTTGGCGTAGGTGGACTTTCCGGCCCCCGAAGGGCCATAGACGACGTGAAGCATGGCGGTCATGCCCCGCCCGTAGAACATTTCCGCCGGGGCGGAAATGCCGAACGGTCGGGGCCGCCGCGACTATTTCACCGAGAGGCCGCCGTCGATGACCAGTTCGGCGCCGGTGACGTAGCGGCTCTCGTCCGAGGCCAGCCACAGCACGCCGTTGGCGATGTCTTCCGGATAGCCCTTCACGCCGAGCGGCACGCCTTCGGCGCTCATGGCGTCCAGCGCCGCGCCGCGAGGCGGACGGGCGTTGTCGCCGACCTCGCCGGTCCCGACGATGGTGTCCCAGATCGGGGTCTCGATGATGCCGGGGTGAACCGAATTCACGCGCACGCCGTCCTTGGCCGCCGCGCATTCCATGGCCACGGCCTTGGTGAACAGGCGCACCCCGCCCTTGGTGGCGCAGTAGCCGGCCAGGATGGCCGAGCCCTTGAGGCCGGCGACCGAGGACATGTTGATGATCGAGCCGCCGCCGTTCTCGCGCATCAGCGGGATCGAGTGCTTCACGCCGAGGAAAACGCCGTCGAGATTGACCGCGGTCTGCTTCTGGAAGTCGGCGAGGGTCATGGTCAGCACCGAGCCGCCGATGCCGATACCGGCATTGTTGACCAGGATGTCGAGCCGGCCGTGCTTGGCCTTCACCGACGCCACCGCGTCGATCCAGGCCTGCTCGGAGGTGACGTCGTGGTGCAGGTAGCTGGCCTTGCCGCCCATCGCCTCGATGGCGGCGACGGTCTGGGCGCCCTTGTCGTCCTGAAGGTCGGTGACGACCACCACGGCGCCTTCCTGAGCCAGCCGTTCGGCGCAGCCGCGCCCGATCCCGCTCGCCCCGCCGGTGACCAGCGCGACCTTACCCTCGACCCGACCGGCCATGCTTCGACTCCCTAAGTGATCGTTGTTCAGTTTTCTTACGCCTAGCCTAGCTTGGCGATTGAGGCCAGCCTCCCGACCCAGTGAAAGATTCGGAGTTACGGTATGTCGATCAGCATTCGTCCCTGCGTATCCGGCGACGAGGCGGCCCTGGCCCTGGTCGGGCAGGCGACGTTCCTGGAGACCTACGCCGGCGCGCTGCCGGCCGGCGACATCATCGCCCACTGCCGCACCCAGCACGCCGAGACGCTCTACGCGCAATGGCTGGGCAAGCCCGGCTATCGGCTGTGGCTGGCAGAGATGGAGGAGGGCGGGGCGCCGGTCGGCTATGCGGCGCTGACGCCGCCCGACCTGCCGGTGGCGACCGGGGAGGGCGATGTGGAGCTGAAGCGGATCTACCTGCTCAACCGCTTCCACGGCACGGGGCTGGGCGGTCGGCTTATGGCGACGGCGCTGGACAGCGCAGCGCATGCGGGCTTCACCCGCATGCTGCTGGGCGTGTTCGGCGGCAACGCGCGCGCAATCGCCTTCTACGCGCGCCAAGGCTATGTCGAGGCGGGCGTGCGCAAGTTCCGCGTGGGCGCCAACGAGTACGACGACCTGGTCCTGGCTAGAGCGCTCTGACCGGCGCCGTACTCGCGTTTAGGGTTGGCGTCCTACCAGGTGACCTTGCCGTTGGCGGTGAGCAGGCCAATCAGCATGGCCGCGCCGAGAGCGATGATCAGACCCACAACGATAAGGTCTGTGTACCCCTCGAAGCGCTCCAGCAGGTGCTTGTTCTTGTGATGGTGGACCTCACCTTCGTGGTGTCCGGATTGCATGGCGTTTCCCTTCGCACACTGAGACAGAGGACACGTCCTCGCCAGACTGCGACAGGCGCCCATGCGGGCCGACCGGCTGGTCATCAGGGGCCGCCGGAACGCGCCCACTACGCGCCTGCAAAAGCATGGCGACGCTCTGAGGTTGCGCCCCGGAATAACGTCGGTCAATCAGCAAATGCGCGTAAGTGTTTCACAAGCTTGCGCTTGCGAGGCGCTCGCATGCAGCGTCTTCGCGCTTAGATAGAGGTCTGAGGTCGGGACAGATGATGGATCGCAAGACCTATCTGAGACTTCTGCGCGGCGCCCAGGGGCGAACGCGTCGCGCCGGCGAAGCCGAGGACCTGCTTCAGGCCGCGCTGCTTTGCGCGGTCGAGGCCGGGCGTGGCGATATGAGCGCGAGCGAGAACCGGCGCTGGCTTGGCGGGGTGTTGCGCAACCGGGCCCTGCACGAAGCCCGTTCCGCCGCTCGCCGACGTCGACGTGAAGCCGACTACGCACTCGACGCCGCAGCGGAGGCGGAGGCGGGGGCCAGCGCCACCGATCCGGCCGACTTCATCGCGACGCTACCGCCCGGTCTGCGGACGACGGCCCTGCTCGTCGTGACCGGTCATACGAAGCCGGAGATCGCCTGGTTGCTGAATCTGTCGGACGTCGCCCTGCGCCAGCGGATCAGCGAGTTGAAGCGGCGCTGCCTGCAATTGGGCCTGCGCGGCGCGATCGGGGGCCGGGCCTTGCTGGGGGATCTGCCGTTCGGCCTTCTGCGCCGAGCCCTGATCGGCGTGGTTCGCCTGGTCGCGACCGAATTCGGAACGCACGACCCAGACGGGCATCTGTTCGTCGTGTCCTCACAAATCGACGTTGCGCGGCAACTAGGGGCGTCCAACATCTGAAAGGGAGAGACACATGTTCGGCAAAGTGCGGATTGGGACCGTCTGCTTCTATGTCACCGATATAGCGCGAACCGAAAAATTCTACCGTGACGTACTCGGGCTCGACGTCACCAACATGGGGGACGACGGCGCCGGGAACGACTGGCTTCAGGCCAACACCGTGGGCGGCGTTGAGCTGATCTTCTTCAAGGCGGAGTGCCGGCCGGGCAACTCGCCGATCATCGTCTTCGATCTGGCTGAAGGCGGCATCGACACCGTCGTCGCCGCGCTCGCCGAAAAGGGGGCGACGATCGTAACGCCGGTCAGTCATGCGCCAGGCGGATGGTCGGCGGAGATTTCCGACCCGGATGGGCACATGATTTCCATGTACCAGTCCGAGGAGGCTCCGCGGGCGATGGTCTCTGCGTAGAGTTCGGCCGCGAGAGGCGTTCTTCGCCTCTCGCGGCCGGTCTGTCAGGCGTAGCTTTGCAACGGACGCACGTCGAGGGTGTCCTCGACGGTGGCCACGATGGCCTGGGCCGCGGCCAGGGCGCCGGCGGCCGTGGTGAAGTACGGGGTCTTCATCATCAGCGCGGTGCGGCGGATTTCGAAGCTGTCGGCCAGCGATTGCTTGCCCTCGGTGGTGTTGAACACCAGCTGGACCTCGCCGTTCTTCATCGCGTCGACGATGTGCGGGCGGCCTTCCAGCACCTTCTTCACCTGCTCGACCTCAAGGCCCTGTTCGGCCAGGTAGTCGCCGGTGCCGGCGGTCGCGAGGATCTTGAAGCCCTGGGCGAGCAGCAGCTTCACCGGCTCGACGATCCACGGCTTGTCGCTGTCCTTGACCGAGACGAAGACGCTGCCGGTCTTGGGCAGCTTCACGCCGCCGCCGAGCTGGCTCTTGGCGAAGGCGCGGGCGAAGGCCGCGCCGTTGGTCTCGCCCGGGCGGATCCAGTCCAGGCCCATGACCTCGCCGGTGGAACGCATTTCCGGGCCCAGCACCGTGTCGACGCCGGCGAAGCGGGCGAACGGGAACACCGCCTCCTTCACCGCGATGTGGTCGTAGGGCTTTTCGGTGAGGTCGAAGCTGGCGAGCTTTTCGCCGGCCATCAGCTTGGCGGCGATCGAGGCCAGCGGCTGGCCGATGGTCTTGGCGACGAACGGCACCGTGCGGCTGGCGCGCGGGTTCACTTCCAGCACGTAGATGCGCGGATTGTCGGAGTGCGGCTCCTCGATGGCGAACTGCACGTTCATCAGGCCGCGGACTTCCAGGGCGCGGGCCATGGCCTCGGTCTGGCGCTTCAGCTCGGCGATGGTCTCCGGCTTCAGCGAGAACGGCGGCAGCGAGCAGGCGCTGTCGCCCGAGTGCACGCCGGCTTCCTCGATGTGCTCCATCACCCCGGCGACGAACACTTGGCCTGCGTCGTCGCACAGGGCGTCGACGTCCACCTCGGTGGCGCGGCTCAGGTACTGGTCGATCAGCACCGGGCTGTCGCCGGACACCTGCACGGCGGTGTTGACGTAGCGCTCAAGCTGCTCGTCGTCGCGGATGATCTCCATCGCCCGGCCGCCCAGCACGTAGGAGGGGCGGATGACGATCGGGTAGCCTACCTTGTGCGCGCCCTCGAAGGCCTCTTCGCGCGAGCGGGCGATGGCGTTGACCGGCTGGGCGATCTTCAGCTTGTGCAGCAACTGCTGGAAGCGCTCGCGGTCCTCGGCCAGGTCGATGGCGTCCGGCGAGGTGCCCAGGATCGGGATGCCGGCGTCTTCCAGCGGCTTGGCCAGCTTCAGCGGGGTCTGGCCGCCGAACTGGACGATGACGCCCAGCAGCTCGCCGCGGGCCTGCTCGACGGCGATCAGCTCCAGCACGTCTTCGGCCGTCAGCGGTTCGAAGTACAGGCGGTCTGAGGTGTCGTAGTCGGTCGAGACGGTCTCGGGGTTGCAGTTGACCATGATCGACTCCACCCCGATGTCGTCGAGGGCGAAGGCCGCGTGGCAGCAGCAGTAGTCGAACTCGATACCCTGGCCGATCCGGTTCGGACCGCCGCCGAGGATGATCGCCTTCTTGCGGTCGCTCGGCTCGCTCTCGCACTCGGGGATCTGGCCGAGCACGCCGGTCTCGTAGGTCGAGTACATGTACGGCGTGGCGGCGCGGAACTCGCCGGCGCAGCTGTCGATGCGCTTGAACACCGGGCGCACGCCATGGGCGCGGCGCTGTTCGCGGACCTCGGCCTCGGTGGTGTGGGTCAGCTTGGCCAGGCGCGCGTCGGAGAACCCCTGGGCCTTCACGGCGCGGAACTCGGCGGCGGTGGCCGGCAGGCCGCGGTCGCGGATCTGGGTCTCGACCGCGATCAGGGCCTGAAGCTGGCGCAGGAACCACGGCTCGTACGAGCAGGCGGCGTTAACCTCCTCTACGCTCAGGCCGTGGCGGAACGCCTGGGCGATGACCAGCAGGCGGTCGGGGGTCGGCTGGCCCAGCGCGCGGATCACCGCGGCGCGGCCGGTCTCGGCGTCGTGGGCGCCTTCGATCTCGACCTCGTCCAGGCCGGTGAGGCCGGTCTCAAGGCCGCGCAGGGCCTTCTGCAGGCTCTCGGCGAAGGTGCGGCCGATGGCCATGACTTCGCCGACCGACTTCATGGCGGTGGTCAGGGTCGGTTCCGAGCCCGGATACTTCTCGAAGGCGAAGCGCGGAATCTTGGTGACGACGTAGTCGATGCTGGGCTCGAACGAGGCCGGCGTCGCGCCGGTGATGTCGTTCATAAGCTCGTCGAGCGTGTAGCCGACGGCCAGACGCGCGGCGACCTTGGCGATCGGGAAGCCGGTGGCCTTCGAGGCCAGGGCCGAGGAGCGCGACACCCGCGGGTTCATTTCGATGACGACCATGCGGCCGTCAGCCGGGTTCACCGCGAACTGGACGTTGGAGCCGCCGGTCTCGACGCCGATCTCGCGCAGCACGGCGATCGAGGCCGCCCGCATGCGCTGGTATTCCTTGTCGGTCAGGGTCAGGGCCGGGGCGACGGTGATCGAGTCGCCGGTGTGCACGCCCATCGGATCGATGTTCTCGATCGAGCAGACGATGATGCAGTTGTCCGCCTTGTCGCGGACGACCTCCATCTCGTACTCCTTCCAGCCCAACACGCTTTCCTCGATGAGGACCTCGGTGGTGGGGGACAGGTCGAGACCGCGTTCGACGATCTCTTTGAATTCCTCGACATTGTAGGCGATGCCGCCGCCGGTGCCGGCCAGGGTGAAGGACGGGCGGATGATCGCCGGCAGGCCGACGAACTCCAGGCCTTCCATGGCCTCGTCCATCGAGTGGGCGGCCTTGGACTTCGGGCTCTCGAGGCCCAGCTTGTCCATGGCGTCGCGGAACTTCTGGCGATCCTCGGCCTTGTCGATGACCTCGGCCTTGGCGCCGATCATCTCGACCCCGTACTTGGCCAGCACGCCGCGCTCCTCGAGCGCCAGGGCGGTGTTCAGCGCGGTCTGGCCGCCCATGGTCGGCAGCAGCGCGTCGGGGCGCTCCTTGGCGATGATCTTCTCGACCATCTCCGGGGTGATCGGCTCGATGTACGTGGCGTCGGCCACGTCCGGGTCGGTCATGATCGTGGCCGGGTTCGAATTGACCAGCACGATACGGTAGCCCTCAGCGCGCAGGGCTTTACAGGCCTGGACGCCGGAGTAGTCGAACTCACAGGCCTGTCCGATCACGATCGGCCCGGCGCCGATGATGAGGATCGAGGAGATGTCAGTGCGTTTCGGCATGTCCACTCGCGCGCATGGGCGGTCGCACTCTTCAAGCGCGCCCGGTCCCGGTCAATCTGCAGGTTAAGGGGGCCGTTTAGAGGGGGAGTCGCCCGCGCGCAAGCGGCGATGGCGGCAATCTCGCCGCAGGCGGCCGCTTCCGGCCCGTCACGGACGACGCATACGAAAACGGGCCGGCGTTTCCGCCGGCCCGCAGCCGTTTCGATGCAAGGGCCCAGGGGCCGTTTGCGGAACCGCTTAGACTTGCAGGTTGCCGGCGGCCATCTTGCCGCTGCGACGGTCCTGCTCGAGTTCGTAGGTGATCTTTTGGCCTTCGTTCAGGCTGCGGAGTCCGGCGCGTTCAACGGCCGAGATGTGAACGAAGATGTCCGCGCCGCCATCGTCGGGTTGGATGAAGCCATAGCCCTTGGTTCCGTTGAACCATTTAACAGTGCCGGTAGCCATAGAAGTGTCGTCCTTGGGTAAGTCGTTCCGCAACCCAAGCCTTTTGAGTCACGCATCAAATTTCGGGAGGGTCGGGGAGCAGGTTCGGTGCGCCAGGAATGTGGAGCGTCGAAAATCAGCCGAACCATACGAGTTTGACGGACTGAGCCTAGCGCGCTTCAAAGCCCCTCGCAAGGCGCTCCATGGAACGGCGCTCTGCCTCGTGAAGCGAACCCCAGCAAGCGATCCCGGCCCTTTCCTGCCGGCGCGAAGTGCGGCAGCTTCGGTGGTCTTCACGGTAGGGACCGCCGCAATCGCCACGCCTGACCCCTTGGCCGAGCTGATGCTGCAGATCGCGGCGGGCGATCGCACGGCGATGCGCCGGCTCTATGACGCCACCTCCGCGAAGCTTTTCGGCGTCTGCCTGCGTATCCTCTCCGACAAGGACGAGAGCGAAGACGTGCTGCAGGAGGTCTATCTCACCATCTGGCGACGGGCCGACCGCTACGAGGCCGAGCGGGCCAGCGTCATGGCGTGGATCTCGACCATCGCCCGCAACCGCGCCATCGACCGGCTGCGGGCGCGGGGCCCGCTCGCCTACGCCGAGCCGGTGGAGGACCTGCAGCTTGAGGACGGGGCTCCGCGGGCCGAGGCGCTGCTGGAGGCGGCCCAGGACGGCCAGGCGCTGGCCCGCTGTCTCGACGAACTGGACCCCAGGACCCGGGGTGCGATCCGCACCGCCTTCTTCGAGGGGCTGACCTATGAGGCCCTGGCCAGCCGACTGGACGCGCCGCTGGGCACGGTGAAGAGCTGGATTCGGCGCGGCCTGCTGAAGTTGAGGGGTTGTTTGGAGCGATGAGCGACCTCGGCCCCGAACTGCCGGACGACGAAGCCCTGGCGGCCGAACATGCGCTTGGCGTGCTGACCGCGCAGGAGCGTGCGGCCGCCGAGCAGCGGATGGCGCGAGACCCGGCCTTCGCGGCGCAGGTGCTGGCTTGGCGCGCGCGACTGGCGCCGCTGGCTTCGGAGACGGCGCCGGCAGCGCCGCCCGCCGGCCTGTGGCCGCGGATCGAGCGGCGGCTGGCGGTCAACGACAACGCCGCCGGCGTGCGCCGGCGGCTGCGGTTCTGGCGCGCGGCGACGCTCGGCTCGATGGCGGTCACGGCGGCCAGCCTGGCGGCGGTGGCGTTCCTGGCCGCCCGCCCGCCCGAGCTGGTCACCCAGCCGCGGCCGCCGATGGGACCGATGATGAACGCCCGGCTGATGAGCGGCGGCGGCCAGCCGATGTTCCTGGCCGCCTACGATCCGGAGCGGAAGGCGATCATGGTGGCCTCGCTGGTCCCGCCGGGGGCCGATCCCGGCCACAGCCACGAGCTGTGGCTGATCCCCGCCGACGGAAGGCCGCGCTCGCTGGGGCTCATCGACCCCGGCGCCTCCAAGGCTATGCCGATGTCCGAGCCGATGGCGGAGATGACCAAGGAGGGGGTTTCCCTGGCCGTCACGGTCGAACCGCGCGGCGGTTCGCGCCGGGACGGGCCGTCCGGGCCGATGGCGGCCGTCGGCAAGCTCACGCGGCTCTAGAACAAGATCCGATTGGATCGGATCTTGCTCAGGACTCGTCGAAATTGGGACATTTTCTTCGCCAAACCAGGAAGCCCTGCGGTGAAAAATGCTCTAGCGGCGCTGGTGCGGCGCGGGCGAAGCGCCCTATGTTCGCCGTCCAGTTGAGAGGTTTCTAGTCCATGAGAATGAGTCTGCTTGCGGCGAGCGCCGCGGCCCTGCTGCTGTCGGCCGGCGCAGCGTCGGCGGCCCCCGAACTGCACAAGGACGGCATGACGGTGAAGGAGATCCAGGCCTGGCTGCTGGAGAGCGGCTACAAGGCCGAGCTGAAGAAGGACGACGGCGAAGGCTACGTCTCCAGCTCCGCGGAGGGCGTCAGCTTCGAGGTCTATCCCAACGACTGCGACGCCGGCCGCTGCGCCTCGATGCAGATGGTTGCGGCCTTCAACGTGAAGACCAAGCTGAACGCCGAGAAGGCGAACGAGTGGAACTCGGCCAAGCGCTATGTCGACTGCTACATCGACGACGAGGGCGATCCCTGGTTCACCTACGACATCAATGTCAGCCCGGGCGGCACGCGCGCGTCGCTCGACGACGACTTCAGCGTCTGGCTGAGCTTCCTGCCCGACATCAAGGAACACATCGGGTGGTAGAACGAGAAAGGCCGGCGCCTGAGCGCCGGCCTTTCGTCTATTTCGGCGGCGTTTCGCCGGGGCCTATTTCTTCGCGGCGTCCATGTAGCCGGCGAAGCGCTCGAACAGGTAGAGCGAGTCCGTCGGGCCGGGGGACGCTTCCGGGTGGTGCTGGACGCTGAACACCGGGCGGTCCTTCAGGGCGATGCCGGCGTTGGTGCCGTCGAACAGCGAGACGTGGGTCTCGACCACCGGCTCGGGCAGGCTGTCGCGGTCCACGGTGAAGCCGTGGTTCATCGAGACGATCTCGACCTTGCCGGTCGTCACGTCCTTCACCGGGTGGTTCGCGCCGTGGTGGCCCTGTTCCATCTTGACGGTCTTGGCGCCCAGGGCGCGGGCCATCATCTGGTGGCCCAGGCAGATGCCGAACACCGGCACGCCGCTCTCGACCAGCTTCTTGATCTCCGGAACGGCGTATTCGCCGGTCGCGGCCGGGTCGCCTGGACCGTTCGACAGCAGCACGCCGTCC
This region includes:
- a CDS encoding YbjN domain-containing protein, which translates into the protein MRMSLLAASAAALLLSAGAASAAPELHKDGMTVKEIQAWLLESGYKAELKKDDGEGYVSSSAEGVSFEVYPNDCDAGRCASMQMVAAFNVKTKLNAEKANEWNSAKRYVDCYIDDEGDPWFTYDINVSPGGTRASLDDDFSVWLSFLPDIKEHIGW